DNA sequence from the Podospora pseudocomata strain CBS 415.72m chromosome 2 map unlocalized CBS415.72m_2.2, whole genome shotgun sequence genome:
acCGGCCGTGCTCTCGGGCGTGCTCCGACTGCATGTTCCTTCGTCTGCGCCGCACAGAATATCGCTGCACGAGACCAGCTTCGCTTCGATGCGTGTTGCAGGGTTCCTGAGACAACAGCGGGGGAGAAAGCTGCCTGCCAAGCATCACCTCCAAGGTCCTTCAAGATCGGACGAAATgcctccaccctcaccacgtTTTTCTTTAGTCTCGAAACAAACGCTAGTAAaagggagagaaaaaaaggttTAAGCGCGAGGGGGGCCTGATCGGAATGCTCGGGgtaaagaagaagaagaagtttAGTTTAAAGCGGGCAGAAACCGGGAGGATGATTCCCGATATTTCGGCTTTCGGCCGACAAGCACTCAATCGGCGGCTGTCTCCGTTTGGCAAGACCCGGCCGCCGCGGTGCTGGGACGGTGGGGCCGCGGGAGCTCTTCCGCGCTCCATCCAGCAACGGCGGGGTCAAGCAACTCTGTCTCCAAGGCTTTTCCCCCTGCTTTTTCCTTGCCCAGAACCACCAATGTTCAGCAGGAGGACAACGGCAGCCAAACGCACGAAATCTTGTTCCCACGTCGCAACGATTCGAAGTGCCCAAGAGAACCACTGCCGGCATTCGCTGCTACATACAGCAGGCAGATATGTGAATCCCCAAGGATCATGTTGCACCATTTGCTATCCAGACATCTCGATGTACGGTACGGTACCCACTGTCTGCCTGCGATAACAACTAACTCCACACGATCTATCATTGATGTTTCGAACTGTCAAGTTTCCGGTGTTTCAAAACTCTAAACTTTTTATCACCTGACCTTGGAAGAAACATTAATGATATTTCTTGATACACAATTTCCCTGCTCCGAAATTGCCCGTATGCTAGTGTGGGTTTTACTAGGTTGTATCCAAATGTATGTTGGGTGCTTTTGCATTATAGCCCACGAGATGATCATATCATATAACCAGGTGGCATATAGCATTGACACAGGGTCTCTGCAAAGAAGATTTAAACATTGAAACCTCACAATTTACTTGCAACATGACGCGGGGAATGCCACGTTGTTTGAACATACTGCTACGGAACAATGATTAAGAGGCGAGTGCCGTCAGACAACCCCCTATTAGACCCTTATCCAGAACGATGGGAGATGGTGTCTTGGTAAAAAGCTTCTATTTCTTATCAATGGTTGCGATAAGTGTTGATGAGGGAACCACCAAGACTTCTTAGAGTAGGGAGCAGAGGGTATACGGGAGGTGTTATACGTATGCAGGAGGGCGCCATTGGAATAGCCTCAAATAGGGAAAAATAAGCACGTTCCCGTCGATAGAATATCACCTGCTCGGAACGACACAGGAAAAGCTTCCAAACATACTCTGTCAAATATCTTGAGTGGTATTTTTGACCAAAGAATGAAGAGACACTTACTACCCGTGACAGCCTCGTTTTCCCTCGATGCTGCGAAAAGCTCATTGTCATGCAAAGTGGACAGAAAGAGAACATAGAAATGCTTATATTGAAACAAGCCTGAACCTCTACATCCAGGGGCTACCATGGGATATTACCTTCGGTTATGAACTATACTCCTTAAGGGAGATAGTAAGCATCTGAAGCATCAGCCTTGAGCATGATACGCATATGTCTCGACCCCGGATTATTTTACACTGTGACATCGCCTAACGTCTTGAGCGGAATTCCAAGACCATAAGTCAACGTAGACATGCTCGCAAATCTCGCTTCAATCTCAATACTAGACCAAGACTCGCATCTTGGTGTCACAGAGCAGTTCCCAGCCAAGCCGAAGATAGGCCACCTTACAACTCCTAAAGTAGCAAGAGTAGCGGACCCAAATATGAGGTATCGTGACATCGCCCTTTACGAAGTGTGGTCTCTATTCCCCGTCTTGCATATTGTgggaggtgtttgaggtCTTCAAACGCTGGTTGCATACTTGTACATCTTGCTGAGCTCTTTTGGACATCATCAGATTGGATTTCCTGTTGTTACACGGTGAATCAAAACCATGAAGCTTCAGACACTGTTGAATGACGAGCATGTGAAGGGCATGGTAGCTCTACCATCCAGCAGACATCACCACATGTGCCTGGCCATACCAACACAGGTAGGTACGTGACTCTTGAGCTTAGTCCCTATTACCCATATCACCATACACTTCACCAATCCCATCCAGGTAGGGTATACATGCCCACAGGTAAAGCAATTCCAAGGAATGGAATCATGTCATGAACAGGCTGTTACTCTACCACAATACAGAGCAACATGAGCACATGGCTCTCCGCATTCTACAACTTGTCAGTGCCGCATATCTCCGACTTACGAGGTAAGCCGTCTTGGTTGCGGTCGCTCCACGCTGTGTCGGCACTTGGGATCGTAACCTCGGAGCTCAGTTGGGCAGTGGAGAGAAGATAGCAGTGATGTCCAAGGCAGGTGGTTGTACAGTCATGAAGTTGGGGCACAATTAAGGCACGGAAGCTGATACTTGTCTTACACACAGATTATAACTCGTTTATTGGGTATGAAATAGGATGGGAACTTCTGCTCGGGTGGGTGAATACCGTACATTATCCTTCTCGAACCTTTGAACAGGAGGGTAACCACCCGCTTGTGCCTTGTTTCAGCTTTTCAGGTCAAAACTTAGGGACTGAGGGTCGAAGTTCAGATGGTTTAGAAGTCTGGGATGAGATCTTTGCTAGCCGAATGGTGCTCGGTGTTTAAGTTGAGGATTGTAAGAATGGGCGAATCAGATAGCGCTCCTGACCCAAGAAGCGGGAGAGATAATGGGTGCTTGAGACTGAAACATGTTTCGTGTGGAAGTTCGGATGAGTGAGTGCGGCTCGGAGGTAAGCTTCCAGAGCTTCAAAGTTCTCATCTGGTCTCTGTGGAGGTAAGTGTATAGTTATCATTCCGAAGGAACTTATTAAATCAAGAAGGTGCTGAAAATAAAACATGTCTCTTGACGGTTAAGTGATCTTCTTTAGAGTGTTCGTGTAAGATCTTGACTTTGAATTGAGGTTAATAACTGAGGATGATAagtgaggtgatggtggtccAGTGACAAATCACGTGCTCCACTTTTCGACGTCACACCGGTTGTAGCCTATCAGCTTGTCGCAATTGTGCCCCTCCATTCCTCAAGGTGACGAACTAGGAAGGCGTGAGGTAAAGGGTAGCTCAGTGTCAGGCATCAAATCAGCCATTGACTTTGGACGGAAGCTACTCATGTGGAGTTCGCTCTTCCGACAACAGGCGGGGaaaacagccaccaccaccaccaccaccatcaccagaaTCACAGCTCACCGACAACGACGATTCGTAAGCCGCCTCACCTACACAAACGGCACCATGAGAGATCCAAACACCCTCTCTAATTATGATGCCTGGCGCACCCGGCACACCACTACCAACCTCAAGGTGGATTTCACTTCCAAATCCCTTCGCGGCAAGGTCATACTCGAGCTTGAGTCTCAGACGGACGAGAGCAGCAAGGAGATCATCCTTGACTCTAGCTACCTAGATGTTTCAGCCATTAAGCTGTCTGGGGAGTCCACCAAATGGGAGATCAAAGACCGCCAAGGAGCCAACGGATCCCCGGTTCACATTGCCGTCCCTAACGGTGCCCCCAAGGGAGATGTCGTCAAGGTCGAAATCGATGTTGCTACCACGGACAAGTGCACAGCTCTGCAGTGGTTGACTCCCGCCCAGACGAGCAATAAGAAAGCTCCGTTCATGTTCAGTCAATGCCAGGCCATTCATGCCAGGAGTTTGTTCCCTTGCCAGGATACTCCTGACGTAAAGAGCACCTAtaccttcaacatcaccagcccaCATGTCGTTGTTGCGAGCGGTGTCCCGGTGAAGGGTGGTGAGactgagggagagggcgacGAGAAGGTTTACAAGTTTGAGCAAAAGGTTCCTATTCCATCCTATCTCTATGCGTTGGCCTCGGGAGATATTGAGAGCGCGCCGATTGGAAGGATATCCTCTGTTGCTACTGGGCCTAATGAGCTGAAGGCTTCGCagtgggagttggagggtgATATGGACAAGTTCCTGGATGCTGCAGAGAAGATTGTCTTCCCGTATAAGTGGGGAGAGTATAATGTGTTGGTGTTACCGCCAAGCTTTCCTTACGGAGGTGAGTGATGGTTGAACTGTTGGTAGCATGACATGCAAGTACTGACTTATGGTAGGCATGGAGAACCCTATCTTCACTTTTGCTACACCGACGATTATCAGCGGCGACAAGCAGAATATCGATGTCATTGCTCATGAGCTGGCTCACTCATGGAGCGGAAATCTCGTGACGAGCTGCAGTTGGGAGCACTTGTAAGTCACTGCGAGCACATTGGGAACTATTCTAGGCCTGCTTCTAACTCTAGCGTTTTAGCTGGCTGAATGAGGGCTGGACCATGTATCTTGAGCGTCGTATTCAGGCTTCGATTCACGGTAGTGAGGCTCACATCGATTTCTCCGCCATTCGCGGATGGAAAGCACTTGGTAAGTCTCCAGGCCATATACTGCCCGGTACCTTGCTAATATCGTCTAGAGGAGTCCATCGAAGAGTTTGGCAAGGAACATGAGTTCACCAAGCTCTGCATCAGCCATAAGGGTATTGATCCAGATGATGCTTTCAGCACGGTGCCTTATGAGAAGGGCTTCCACTTCATCTACTACCTCGACAAACTTGTCGGGCGTGAGAACTTTGACAAGTTCATCCCTCACTACTTTAGCAAGTGGGCGAACAAGTCTCTTGACTCGTTCGAGTTCAAGGATACCTTCCTCGGGTTCTTCAGCGCCCCGGAATACGCCAGGCTGAAAGACAAGATCGCGGAGATTGACTGGGAGGGCCGCTTTTACAACACTGGCCTTCCACCAAAGCCCGAGTTTGACACATCGCTTGTTGATGAGTGCTACAAGCTGGCAGAAAAGTGGAAGCAGAAGAATTTCCAGCCCAGCCCGTCGGACATCGAGGGATGGACTGGTAACCAGATTCTCGTTCTGTTGAACGAGGTTCAAGACTTTGAAGAGCCTTTGTCTGTCGAGCAGTCGGTATGTTCTGAACAGAGTACTCTCATTTCCTGGTCTCTATTTTCGCAAGCTGACACAGGAATAGCAATCCCTCGGCGAGACTTATGGCCTGACAGACTCCAAGAATGCTGAGCTGAAGTCGGCCTACTACCACATCGCCATGAAGGCCCAGGATACCAGCTCTTATCAGGGTGTGGCTGACCTTCTTGGGGAGGTAGGGCGCATGAAGTTTGTTCGCCCTCTGTACCGGAGCTTGAACAAGGTGGCTCGCGACCTTGCGCTGGAGACGTTTGAGAAGTACAAGGACTTTTATCATCCCATTTGCCGGCAGCTGGTTGAGAAGGACCTTGGAGTGGCTAGTAACAGTGCTTAAGCCATTCTATCTCAGGCTCGAATTACCAAGCAATGAACCCAACTTCACGGCGTAGCCAACGAAACAGACATTTTTGCCCGAAAGGCCAAAAACACTCCAACATTTTGTTTGTAGCACAATATTATGTTTTGGGTGTGGTATTCCCCGAAAAAATATCAGCCGCTACCTAAAAGCCCGTGGAGCCTTGTAAGAGAcagggaagagggtggtaAATGAAAGACATGCAGGTACACAGAAGCTATGATGGTATGTTTTGAGATGAATAACCAAAGATCTCGTACACATGAACTGCTCATTTGATGTACAAAACATGATCACCGGTTACTTACATGTGAAGAAAACTTAATTTCCAGCCATGACGAAGCTTTCTGTTGTCCAATAAGCTTCGGCCCCACCCTCCAGACCAGTTTGTCAACCCTGGTTCAGCGTCGAGTTCCAACGAGCGCATGCCGCTGGCAGCGTTCGCGCTGTCGCGTTCTGTCCCCGAGTTTTGTTGACACGGAACAGCACTTCTAGAAATCCTAGATCCTCCAGAGATCGCCAACCACCCCGACAGACATAGACGAGGCGCACAGTTCCCAACAGCCATCTCCTCAGTAGTTTCTGACCTGTCGCGCGCACAACACAGGCGAAGCTTCCAAATATTCCTTCGCGCACCGCTTTGACTCTTAACCACGATACCTAGCCCAATAACTTTGACGACTCCATTTTCCTCTAGGCCCCCGCGCACCTCCCCCGCAGACACGATCTCGATAAAGACCACCGTCCAGCCATTCCGCCCAgcattcccaccaccataccCGCACCGCAGTAGGAAACACGACGATAAAACCCTCCTTGTTTTTggcgtggtggaggatgcgcGCGAATGTTGTTTTACAGACTGGGAACTACATGCTGGGAAATACCACGAGGGACTAGATTGCTCGATTAGCGAAACCCATCCGACGAGCTGTTTGTCCCTCCACCTCAGGGCCACAAAACAAACACGCACGAAGAACTTGGAGGTCTACTTTGTAAAGAGGA
Encoded proteins:
- the LAP2_1 gene encoding Leucyl aminopeptidase yscIV (COG:E; COG:I; COG:O; COG:V; EggNog:ENOG503NV5N; MEROPS:MER0002281); this translates as MWSSLFRQQAGKTATTTTTTITRITAHRQRRFVSRLTYTNGTMRDPNTLSNYDAWRTRHTTTNLKVDFTSKSLRGKVILELESQTDESSKEIILDSSYLDVSAIKLSGESTKWEIKDRQGANGSPVHIAVPNGAPKGDVVKVEIDVATTDKCTALQWLTPAQTSNKKAPFMFSQCQAIHARSLFPCQDTPDVKSTYTFNITSPHVVVASGVPVKGGETEGEGDEKVYKFEQKVPIPSYLYALASGDIESAPIGRISSVATGPNELKASQWELEGDMDKFLDAAEKIVFPYKWGEYNVLVLPPSFPYGGMENPIFTFATPTIISGDKQNIDVIAHELAHSWSGNLVTSCSWEHFWLNEGWTMYLERRIQASIHGSEAHIDFSAIRGWKALEESIEEFGKEHEFTKLCISHKGIDPDDAFSTVPYEKGFHFIYYLDKLVGRENFDKFIPHYFSKWANKSLDSFEFKDTFLGFFSAPEYARLKDKIAEIDWEGRFYNTGLPPKPEFDTSLVDECYKLAEKWKQKNFQPSPSDIEGWTGNQILVLLNEVQDFEEPLSVEQSQSLGETYGLTDSKNAELKSAYYHIAMKAQDTSSYQGVADLLGEVGRMKFVRPLYRSLNKVARDLALETFEKYKDFYHPICRQLVEKDLGVASNSA